A stretch of the Glycine soja cultivar W05 chromosome 13, ASM419377v2, whole genome shotgun sequence genome encodes the following:
- the LOC114382340 gene encoding U-box domain-containing protein 21-like → MVLSWTRRNVFRRAKKEKEQSQLLEVEVVIPNHFRCPVSLELMTDPVTLSTGITYDRVSIEKWIEGENRTCPVTNQVLTTFDLIPNHAIRMMIQDWCVQNSSYGIERIPTPRIPISSYEVSDTCTRILSACQRGDNKRCQELVGKIKVWGRESERNKRCIVGAGAGAVLAYAFDCFSSNSIDKHVVVLEEVLEVMTWMIPFGEEGVSKLSSRASLNSLVWFLEGKDLASRQSAALLLKEVCVQELAKVGNVVEALVKMLRESIGSSTSTKACLATIFNLVSSAAANREGIVQRFVELGLVSLLLEAIVDGEKGVCEKALGVLDCICDCQKGKEVVETNALALPLVVKKLLRVSPLASSFAVSILRKICDKREEGVLVEALQVGVFQKLLVMLQVGCDESTKENATRLLKLLNGYRNKAECTDSSSLDFKHLKKPF, encoded by the coding sequence GATGACAGATCCGGTGACTTTATCAACCGGCATTACCTACGACCGTGTGAGCATCGAGAAGTGGATCGAGGGAGAAAACAGAACCTGCCCCGTCACCAACCAGGTGCTGACAACCTTCGACCTCATCCCCAACCATGCCATTCGCATGATGATTCAGGATTGGTGCGTCCAAAACAGTTCTTATGGGATTGAAAGAATCCCCACTCCTCGTATTCCCATCTCCAGCTACGAGGTATCCGACACTTGTACGAGGATCTTGTCGGCTTGCCAGCGTGGGGACAATAAGAGGTGTCAGGAGTTGGTTGGAAAGATTAAGGTTTGGGGTAGAGAGAGTGAGAGGAACAAGAGGTGCATAGTTGGTGCTGGTGCTGGTGCTGTTCTTGCATATGCCTTTGATTGTTTCTCAAGTAACTCTATTGATAAGCATGTGGTTGTTTTGGAGGAGGTTTTGGAGGTGATGACATGGATGATCCCATTTGGGGAAGAGGGTGTTTCTAAATTGAGTTCAAGAGCTTCTTTGAATTCATTGGTTTGGTTTCTAGAAGGGAAAGACCTTGCATCAAGGCAAAGTGCTGCTTTGTTGCTTAAAGAAGTGTGTGTGCAAGAATTGGCCAAGGTTGGAAATGTTGTTGAGGCTTTGGTTAAGATGCTTAGGGAGTCTATTGGGAGTAGTACTTCCACAAAGGCTTGTTTGGCAACAATTTTTAACTTGGTTTCTTCGGCGGCTGCGAATAGAGAGGGGATTGTTCAAAGATTTGTGGAGCTGGGTTTGGTTTCACTTTTGCTTGAGGCTATTGTTGATGGAGAAAAAGGGGTGTGTGAGAAGGCACTTGGGGTGTTGGATTGCATTTGTGATTGCCAAAAGGGGAAGGAGGTTGTTGAAACCAATGCTCTTGCCTTGCCTCTTGTTGTTAAGAAGCTTTTGAGGGTGTCACCATTGGCTTCAAGTTTTGCTGTGTCTATTCTAAGGAAGATTTGTGACAAGAGGGAGGAAGGCGTTCTGGTTGAGGCACTTCAAGTTGGGGTTTTTCAGAAGCTCTTGGTTATGCTGCAGGTTGGGTGTGATGAGAGCACCAAGGAGAATGCTACCCGGTTGTTGAAACTGTTGAATGGTTACAGGAACAAAGCGGAGTGCACTGACTCATCATCATTGGATTTCAAGCATCTTAAGAAGCCATTCTAA